Proteins from one Deinococcus sedimenti genomic window:
- a CDS encoding CopZ family metallochaperone: MTTELTITGMTCGHCEKAVREALQGVPGVDTVQVDRASGQASVTGTADTQALIHAVTEEGYGAQVNA, from the coding sequence ATGACCACCGAACTGACGATCACCGGCATGACCTGCGGCCACTGCGAAAAAGCCGTCCGCGAAGCCCTTCAGGGCGTTCCCGGCGTGGACACCGTGCAGGTGGACCGCGCCTCCGGCCAGGCCAGCGTGACCGGCACCGCCGACACCCAGGCCCTGATCCACGCCGTGACCGAGGAAGGGTACGGCGCTCAGGTCAACGCCTGA
- a CDS encoding metal-sensitive transcriptional regulator: MAQTACHTEPQHLCMPEEARKRAARRLSIARGHLDSIVRMLDDPDAYCVDVLRQIKAVQGALSGAGEVVLRGHLQAHVATAAQRGDSDEIIEELMEALKYT, translated from the coding sequence ATGGCCCAGACCGCCTGCCACACCGAACCCCAGCACCTGTGCATGCCCGAGGAGGCCCGCAAACGCGCCGCCCGGCGCCTGAGCATCGCCCGAGGTCACCTCGACAGCATCGTGCGCATGCTCGACGACCCCGACGCGTACTGCGTGGACGTCCTGCGTCAGATCAAGGCCGTTCAGGGCGCGCTCAGCGGCGCCGGGGAAGTGGTCCTGCGCGGTCACCTGCAAGCCCACGTCGCCACCGCCGCCCAGCGCGGTGACAGCGACGAGATCATCGAAGAACTCATGGAAGCGCTGAAGTACACCTGA
- a CDS encoding AAA family ATPase, giving the protein MPDVVSRTDPAALHALCDALSAQVLDVALNEQAEPDVRYVVALPDLTGTRLADVQARLDLTEFEVGVLALALSTELFPERMLAACAAALQMDSLYAAFLTPSLARRWLLGDDWAQGEAFSAERPLLACGLIEFGVSVNASVLEALTPLRLSGAVLADLRGVAGVPLDLRGVLRELPSGGLLSDSQEAQRETLARHLKKGERAALLFGTNAAGMQAVAAQLLGDGAHLLDLPVLASRPAEEQEGVLRALRRDTRLRGTRLAVDAATPLPDAQPPEGLVDRVLDVAAGAVVILAADPLPLDSPRAVLSAEVGAPTPAEQRERWAHALGVGVDQPLLRQLGDQFHLNLDRIDVLARDARAGLPGNASHAARLDRAWDAARGANRRLMGSLAQRIDTRATWADLVLPDAERLALEQIAAHVRHRSVVFEDLGLARPGRGRSITALFSGPSGTGKTLSAEVLARDLNLDLYRVDLSSTVSKYIGETEKNLKKIFDAADQGGCVLLFDEADSVFGKRGEVRDSNDRYANTQVNYLLQRLETFNGLALLTTNLESSMDVAFMRRLQFVINFRAPQAPERERLWRGAFPPALDTTDVDFARLAQADVAGGNIRSVALNAVFISVSRGQPLTQTLVEEALHLEYRKLGRLVLG; this is encoded by the coding sequence GTGCCGGACGTGGTGAGCCGGACGGATCCGGCCGCGCTGCACGCCCTGTGTGACGCTCTGAGCGCGCAGGTGCTGGACGTCGCGCTGAACGAGCAGGCTGAACCGGACGTGAGGTACGTGGTGGCCCTGCCGGACCTGACAGGCACGCGGCTGGCGGACGTGCAGGCGCGGCTGGACCTGACGGAGTTCGAGGTGGGGGTGCTGGCCCTGGCCCTCTCGACCGAGCTGTTCCCCGAGCGGATGCTGGCGGCGTGCGCGGCGGCGCTGCAGATGGACAGCCTGTACGCGGCGTTCCTGACGCCGTCTCTGGCGCGGCGCTGGCTGCTGGGGGACGACTGGGCGCAGGGCGAGGCGTTCAGCGCCGAGCGACCGCTGCTGGCCTGCGGCCTGATCGAGTTCGGCGTGAGCGTGAACGCCAGCGTTCTGGAGGCCCTGACGCCGTTGAGGCTGAGCGGGGCGGTTCTCGCGGATCTGCGGGGCGTGGCGGGCGTCCCGCTGGACCTGCGCGGGGTCCTGCGTGAACTGCCGTCCGGGGGGCTGCTGAGTGACTCGCAGGAGGCGCAGCGCGAGACTCTGGCGCGGCACCTGAAGAAAGGGGAGCGGGCGGCGCTGCTGTTCGGCACGAACGCGGCCGGGATGCAGGCGGTCGCGGCGCAGCTGCTGGGGGACGGCGCGCACCTGCTGGACCTGCCTGTTCTGGCGTCCCGCCCTGCCGAGGAGCAGGAGGGCGTGCTGCGCGCCCTGCGCCGGGACACGCGCCTGCGCGGCACGCGCCTCGCGGTGGACGCCGCCACGCCCTTGCCCGACGCGCAGCCGCCGGAAGGTCTGGTGGACCGCGTGCTGGACGTCGCCGCTGGAGCGGTGGTGATCCTTGCCGCCGACCCGCTGCCGCTGGATTCCCCCCGCGCCGTGCTGAGCGCTGAGGTGGGCGCGCCCACGCCCGCCGAGCAGCGCGAACGCTGGGCGCACGCGCTGGGCGTCGGCGTGGATCAGCCGCTGCTGCGGCAGCTGGGTGACCAGTTCCACCTGAACCTGGACCGTATCGACGTGCTGGCCCGCGACGCCCGCGCCGGGCTGCCCGGCAACGCCAGCCACGCGGCCCGCCTGGACCGCGCCTGGGACGCGGCGCGCGGCGCGAACCGCCGCCTGATGGGCAGCCTCGCGCAGCGCATCGACACCCGCGCGACCTGGGCTGACCTGGTCCTCCCGGACGCCGAGCGGCTGGCGCTGGAGCAGATTGCCGCGCACGTCCGGCACCGCTCGGTGGTGTTCGAGGATCTGGGTCTTGCCCGGCCGGGCCGGGGCCGCTCGATCACGGCGCTGTTCAGTGGCCCCAGCGGCACCGGCAAGACCCTCAGCGCCGAGGTCCTGGCCCGCGACCTGAACCTCGACCTGTACCGCGTGGACCTGAGCAGCACCGTCAGCAAGTACATCGGCGAGACCGAGAAGAACCTGAAGAAGATCTTCGACGCGGCTGACCAGGGCGGGTGCGTGCTGCTGTTCGACGAGGCCGACAGCGTGTTCGGCAAGCGCGGCGAGGTCCGCGACAGCAACGACCGTTACGCGAACACCCAGGTGAACTACCTCCTGCAACGCCTGGAGACGTTCAACGGGTTGGCGCTGCTGACCACCAACCTGGAAAGCAGCATGGACGTGGCGTTCATGCGCCGCCTGCAGTTCGTGATCAACTTCCGCGCGCCACAGGCCCCCGAGCGTGAGCGGCTGTGGCGCGGCGCGTTCCCACCCGCGCTGGACACCACCGACGTGGACTTCGCGCGGCTGGCGCAGGCGGACGTGGCGGGCGGCAACATCCGCTCGGTGGCGCTGAACGCGGTCTTCATCAGCGTGTCGCGCGGGCAACCGCTCACGCAGACGCTCGTGGAGGAGGCGCTGCATCTCGAGTACCGCAAGCTGGGGCGGCTGGTCCTGGGCTGA
- a CDS encoding VgrG-related protein, whose amino-acid sequence MTRVQRDALEGAVSTLYLNLNGRDMPEEQFRMIDEITVDSSLQLPDVASITLRDPEGELVDDTTYKLGARIKVIAQVRGNKETVFDGEIVEIEPRFSQGTQQLRLRAFDRLHRLSRGTHTKSYQNVSDMDLVKKIAGEVGLTAKTGSASIVHAYVLQHNQSHLAFLRERAARLGYILFVDGTTLHCEPVRGQDPITLTWGDNLSEFLPRLSSLNQTSGSTVRSWDPKQKRAVSSEKQSGEGKAKVEEETRSEQVAQQAFSMKASATSSALIVRDQGYADAIAQAQRNRVAEGLLEARGHAAGYPRLTAGTQLDIRNVGQRFSGSYVASSVRHVYRNGEGYSTEFAVTGSHPDSLAGMIRQATGGAGGSAGGAFTPAPGLMIGIVTNNDDPDNQGRVKLKLPALTEDDETDWARVVNLGGGPGRGSQHTPEVNDEVLVGFEHGDIHHPYVIGGLWNGTDAPPRPTGKVIKNGKVIQRVYRTRLGHEFIYDDPEDPDPPKITLQSSKGHAIELNDDKKKPFAEYRTKAGHRLTLMDDPKGPFVVLRDKNGNEVKLDSKSNTLTITSTGRLELKATRGIRIDGGGGNVDVKGVLINLN is encoded by the coding sequence ATGACCCGCGTTCAACGCGACGCGCTGGAAGGCGCCGTCAGCACCCTGTACCTGAACCTCAACGGGCGCGACATGCCCGAAGAGCAGTTCCGGATGATCGACGAGATCACCGTGGACAGCAGCCTGCAACTACCAGACGTGGCGAGCATCACGCTCCGCGACCCGGAAGGGGAACTGGTGGACGACACCACCTACAAGCTGGGCGCGCGCATCAAGGTCATCGCGCAGGTCAGAGGGAACAAGGAAACGGTGTTCGACGGCGAAATCGTGGAGATCGAACCCCGATTCTCGCAGGGGACGCAGCAGCTGCGACTGCGCGCGTTCGACCGCCTGCACCGCCTGTCGCGCGGCACGCACACGAAGTCGTACCAGAACGTCAGCGACATGGACCTCGTGAAGAAGATCGCGGGCGAAGTCGGGCTGACCGCGAAGACCGGCAGCGCCAGCATCGTCCACGCCTACGTGCTGCAGCACAACCAGTCGCACCTCGCGTTCCTGCGTGAACGGGCCGCGCGCCTGGGGTACATCCTGTTCGTGGACGGCACCACCCTGCACTGCGAACCCGTGCGCGGGCAGGACCCCATCACGCTGACGTGGGGCGACAACCTGAGTGAGTTCCTGCCGCGCCTGAGCAGCCTGAACCAGACGAGCGGCAGTACCGTGCGGTCCTGGGACCCCAAGCAGAAACGCGCGGTGAGCAGCGAGAAGCAGAGCGGCGAAGGGAAAGCGAAGGTGGAGGAGGAGACCCGCAGCGAGCAGGTGGCGCAGCAGGCGTTCAGCATGAAGGCCTCCGCCACCAGCAGCGCCCTGATCGTCCGCGACCAGGGCTACGCCGACGCGATCGCGCAGGCGCAGCGCAACCGCGTCGCCGAAGGGTTGCTGGAGGCGCGCGGGCACGCGGCCGGGTACCCGCGCCTGACGGCCGGGACGCAGCTGGACATCCGGAACGTCGGGCAGCGGTTCAGCGGGTCGTACGTGGCCAGCAGCGTGCGGCACGTGTACCGCAACGGCGAGGGCTACAGCACCGAGTTCGCCGTGACCGGCAGCCACCCGGATTCCCTGGCGGGCATGATCCGGCAGGCGACCGGCGGGGCGGGCGGCAGTGCCGGCGGCGCGTTCACGCCGGCCCCGGGCCTGATGATTGGCATCGTCACGAACAACGACGACCCGGACAACCAGGGCCGCGTAAAACTCAAACTCCCCGCGCTGACCGAGGACGACGAGACCGACTGGGCGCGCGTCGTGAACCTCGGCGGCGGCCCGGGGCGCGGGTCGCAGCACACGCCGGAAGTGAACGACGAGGTGCTCGTCGGCTTCGAGCACGGCGACATCCACCACCCGTACGTGATCGGCGGCCTGTGGAACGGCACGGACGCCCCACCACGCCCCACCGGGAAGGTCATCAAGAACGGCAAGGTCATCCAACGGGTCTACCGCACCCGCCTGGGGCACGAATTCATCTACGACGACCCGGAAGATCCCGATCCGCCCAAGATCACCCTGCAGAGCAGCAAGGGGCACGCCATCGAACTGAACGACGACAAGAAGAAACCCTTCGCGGAGTACCGCACCAAGGCCGGGCACCGCCTGACGCTCATGGACGACCCGAAGGGTCCGTTCGTGGTCCTGCGGGACAAGAACGGCAACGAGGTGAAACTGGACAGCAAGAGCAACACGCTGACCATCACCAGCACCGGGCGGCTGGAACTCAAGGCCACGCGCGGCATCCGCATCGACGGGGGCGGCGGCAACGTGGACGTGAAGGGCGTCCTGATCAATCTCAACTGA
- a CDS encoding CIS tube protein produces the protein MSTQPGQASENRYSKAQIVTLDAQGQQMGQPIVCMFNPREYAISRSVNWKTQSNDNNNSGNKVYLGGSPAKLSLELFFDTYAHRQSSSVVEDVRTLTSRLWALSEMPGNDERKGKGVQKPKPATVLFQWGQTWHFAAVITDIEQQFTLFMPDGTPVRSVLKTTFEQADTRTSAEGGALKAFHISEGIRRLASQKGFIGDLRRPSYGKGQL, from the coding sequence ATGTCAACCCAACCCGGTCAGGCCTCGGAAAACCGCTACTCGAAAGCGCAGATCGTCACCCTGGACGCTCAGGGCCAGCAGATGGGCCAGCCGATCGTGTGCATGTTCAACCCGCGCGAGTACGCCATCAGTCGCTCGGTCAACTGGAAAACCCAGAGCAACGACAACAACAACAGCGGCAACAAGGTGTACCTCGGCGGTTCACCCGCCAAGCTGTCCCTGGAGCTGTTCTTCGACACGTACGCGCACCGTCAGTCGTCCAGCGTCGTGGAGGACGTCCGCACGCTGACCTCGCGTCTGTGGGCCCTGAGTGAAATGCCCGGCAATGACGAGCGCAAAGGCAAAGGCGTTCAGAAACCCAAGCCAGCCACCGTCCTGTTCCAGTGGGGTCAGACCTGGCACTTCGCGGCGGTCATCACGGACATCGAGCAGCAATTCACGCTGTTCATGCCCGACGGCACCCCCGTCCGCTCAGTCCTGAAAACCACCTTCGAGCAGGCGGACACGCGCACCTCCGCTGAGGGCGGCGCTCTGAAGGCGTTCCATATCAGCGAGGGCATTCGCCGCCTGGCGTCGCAGAAGGGCTTCATCGGGGACCTGAGGCGCCCATCGTACGGTAAAGGTCAGTTATGA